TCGCCGATCTCGTCGAAACCCGCATCCTCGGCGGCGCCCTGATCGTGCCCCGTTTCGTCCTGGCCGAGCTTCAGCAGGTGGCCGATTCCGCCGATAAAATCAAGCGCAACCGCGGGCGCCGCGGCCTGGACGTCCTGGCCCGCCTCCGCCAGTGCCCCTCCGTCGAGGTCCGCGTCGAGGACGTGGAACTGCCCGGCGTGGAGGGCGTGGACGCCAAACTCGTGCGCCTGGCCCGGACGCTCGACGCCCGGATCGTCACGACCGATTTCAACCTCAATAAGGTCGCTCAGGTGCAGGGCCTCGAAGTGATCAACGTCAACGACGTCGCCCGGGCGCTCCGGCCCGTGGTCCTCCAGGGCGAACGCGTCTCCGTCAAGATCCTCCGGACCGGCGAGAGCCCCGGCCAGGGCGTGGGATACCTCGAGGACGGCACGATGGTCGTGGCCGAGGAGTGCGCCGGAAAGATCGGCCAGCAGGTGGACCTCGTCGTCACGAACGTCCTTCAGACCTCCGCCGGAAGGCTCGTCTTCGCCCGGCCGGCCTGACGCCCACCGGAAAATTCTTCCGCCCTCCGGAGGAAAAAAGCTCCGCTTCCGCCCGCCGGATTCGTCCCCTGCCGGGGAAGCCGCCGTTGGCACGGAGATTGCTTAGTTCGCTCCCCGCCATGGAACTCGACGACCGTCTGGCGTGTGAAGTCGAGCGGCTGTGCCGGCTGGTCGAAGCGGCCGCTCCGGACTTCGTCCGGCCGGCGGGGTGGAGGGCGCGGCTGGCGCGCTTCCTGGCGGCGGTGGTGTTCTGACATGACGCTGCTCCTGGCGCTTCTGGTCGGCGGGGAGACGCTCGTCCTGCGCGAGTCCGCGCGGGCGGAGGGGCGGTATGTCCGCCTCCTGGAGTGCGTGGAGGCGGATCGGCTGGGCGAGGAGACGCGCCGCCTCCTGGCGGACGTCTACCTGGGCCGCGTGCCCGAAGGCGGACAGGTGCGCGCGGTGACCGTGGAAGAGATCCGGCGGGAGATGGATCTGCGGGGGATCGATCCGGCGCGTTTCGAGTTCGTCGGCCGCCGGGTGGAGGTGACTTCGGCGGAGGGAGGGCCGGGCACGTTCCGTCGGGCGGTGATCGCGGAGATCCGCCGCGCGATTCTGGAACGCCATCCGGGTTTGCGGCCGGAGGAGGTCGAGGTGCGGCTGATCGATCCGGATCCGGCGCTCGAATCGGCGGGGGTGCGGGACGTGCGGATGGAAACGCCGGCCTTCGGGACGGTCGCCTATACGGCGGTGACGGCGGGGCCGGGAGCGCGGGAGGTGCGCGGGCGCGCCGAGGTGACGCGGGCGCGACACGTGCAGGGAGCGGTTCGGACGGCGGGCGGCGCGGCGGACCGGCCGGCGGTGCGCGCGCGGGAAATCGTCCGGGCCGTCGGCGGCGCCTTCGAGGTGGACGCGCGGGCGCTGGAGGACGGCGGGGTGGGACGGGTCATCCTTCTGGAGTTCGTGTCCACGGGGAACCGCTTCCGGGGGCGCGTGACGGAAGCGGGCCGGGTGGCGGTGGTGGAGGCGGATCCGTGAAGAAGTTCGGATGGGCGGCGGCGGCCTGGCTGGCCATGGCGGGCGGCGCCTGGGGGCAGTCGCTCCTGGGCGATTCGGACCGTTCGCCTTACGATCCGCCGCCCCCCCGGGCGTACCGGAAGCACGACGTGCTGTTTCTGAAGGGGGACAGGCCCAAGGCGGACGGCGGGGGTGGGTTCTCGATCGCGGCGGAGGTGGCCGACGTGCGCCCGAACGGGACGCTCGTCGTGCAGGCCCGGAAGCGCCGCTTCGTGAACGGACGGGAAGAGGTCTTCAAGCTCTCCGGGGAAGTGCCGGCCGCGGCGGTGCGGGACGGGGCCGCGCGGCTGGAGGACGTGCTGAATCTCAGCCTGGTCCGCGAAGGAGCCCGCGGGCCGGAAGAATGGATCCTTCGGGCATGGCCGTAGCGAACGCGAAAGGATGTCCCGCGCCGGTCCCCGCACGGGGCGGGGCGGGATTCCCTCATAAACCCCTCACCGGAGCCCTGGGACGGGCGGGCCTTCCCGCGAAGGCCCGCCCGGTCCCGGGTGGTTAAGCCATGGCCACGATCTTCGCGGCGGCGCTCCTGGCGGTTTCGACCCAGGCGGTGAAGGACTTCGTCGAAGTGGACGGAGCCCGCTCCAATCCCCTGCGCGGGTACGGCATCGTGACGGGCCTCAACGGACGGGGCGACAGTCCTCAGGGGGAATCCGCCCGGCTCCTGCGGGCGATGCTGCAGAATCTGTCCGCCCCCGAGGTCACGATCGAGAAAATCGAAGCCCGCAACGCGGCGCTGGTTCTCGTGACGGCGGAGCTTCCGCCCTTCCAGAAGCCGGGGACGCGGCTGGATGTGACCGTCTCGGCGATCGGGGACGCCCGGTCCCTGGCGGGCGGGGAGCTTCAGCTCACCGATCTTCGCGGGCCCCTGGGACGGAGAGACCCCACGATCTATGCGCTCGCGTCCGGCCGTCTTGTGGTGGAGGGGGACGAGGGGCGCGGGAACCCCACGGTGGGATTCATTCCCGGCGGCGCGATCGTCGAGAAGGGGCTCGCGCACGCGTTCATTCACGAGATTCCGGAGGGCCGCCCGGGGGCCGGGCGGAAGGCCTTCCGGCTGCTGCTCAAGAAGCCGGATCTTTCCACGGCGGGCCGGCTCGTCCAGCAGATCAACGCGTCCGCGGCGGCCGGTTCCGGCGGGAGGCTCGAGGTCGCCGAGGCGCTCGACGGCGGCGCGATCCTGGTGCGGATTCCCACGGCGGAGGAGTACCGCGCCGCGACCGGTTCGGCCCCGGCGTGCGACTTCGAGCGCGAGCCGGTCCACTGGCTCGACGCGGTCCTCAATCTGCCGGCGGACCTCTACGCGCCGGAAGCGGCGGCGGTCGTCATTCACGACGCCAGCCGCACGGTTTCCTGGACCGGCGAGGTGCGGCTGCGCTCCGGAAGCGTTCTCCTGCCCGGTTCGGGGGAGGCCGCGCGGCCGAGCGTCTTTCACGCGCGGGACGGACAGCGCCTCTCGGAGTTCCTCGAGAAGGTCGGCCCGGCGGTCACTTCGGCGCAACTCGTGGACCTCGTCCGGGCGCTCCACAAGGCGGGTCTGATTCAGGCCGAAGTGCGCGCCCGCTGAGGGATCCGCTCAAGCTTCCCCCGGCCCTGCGTCGATGAAGAAGAAGGCGCGGGTCCGCCTTTCCAGGAGATCCCCCGGGAGACCCCGACTCGGCCGGCAACGGCCGGTCGGGGGGCTCCCGTTTTTTTTCACTCCGGGATCCGGGGGACCAGGCGGAACAGGCGCGTTCCGCCCGGCGCGCGGCGCGAACAGAAATAGATGGAGCCGTCGGCCCCCCAGGCGGGCATCCAGTCGGGCGCGGGCGAAGAGGTCAGCCGCGTCGGAGGACCACCCTCGGCGGGAACCGTCCAGAGGTCGTCCCCTT
The window above is part of the Planctomycetota bacterium genome. Proteins encoded here:
- a CDS encoding PIN domain-containing protein; protein product: MLHAVRAVFVLVCGALGWVIGIDLYQVPWLGLFVGFGAGAFLVVIEILATRRLASLVLTLVLGILVGCLLSHFVIQVLDLLSPHLADRTRTYRNFALSVVLSFLSVLIILHLKDDFKFAIPFVELRREKAPGPRALLLDTSAIIDGRIADLVETRILGGALIVPRFVLAELQQVADSADKIKRNRGRRGLDVLARLRQCPSVEVRVEDVELPGVEGVDAKLVRLARTLDARIVTTDFNLNKVAQVQGLEVINVNDVARALRPVVLQGERVSVKILRTGESPGQGVGYLEDGTMVVAEECAGKIGQQVDLVVTNVLQTSAGRLVFARPA
- a CDS encoding flagellar basal body P-ring protein FlgI; protein product: MATIFAAALLAVSTQAVKDFVEVDGARSNPLRGYGIVTGLNGRGDSPQGESARLLRAMLQNLSAPEVTIEKIEARNAALVLVTAELPPFQKPGTRLDVTVSAIGDARSLAGGELQLTDLRGPLGRRDPTIYALASGRLVVEGDEGRGNPTVGFIPGGAIVEKGLAHAFIHEIPEGRPGAGRKAFRLLLKKPDLSTAGRLVQQINASAAAGSGGRLEVAEALDGGAILVRIPTAEEYRAATGSAPACDFEREPVHWLDAVLNLPADLYAPEAAAVVIHDASRTVSWTGEVRLRSGSVLLPGSGEAARPSVFHARDGQRLSEFLEKVGPAVTSAQLVDLVRALHKAGLIQAEVRAR
- a CDS encoding flagellar basal body L-ring protein FlgH, translated to MKKFGWAAAAWLAMAGGAWGQSLLGDSDRSPYDPPPPRAYRKHDVLFLKGDRPKADGGGGFSIAAEVADVRPNGTLVVQARKRRFVNGREEVFKLSGEVPAAAVRDGAARLEDVLNLSLVREGARGPEEWILRAWP